The following are from one region of the Chloracidobacterium sp. genome:
- a CDS encoding TerC family protein gives MSLFPFAEYWWFYLAFTGFVLLMLALDLGVFHRKEHEVSIKEATIWSAVWVSLALFFNFLLYQYTLWRFPQDERLMATPGFVPDVAAWNVSLEFLTGYIVEKSLSVDNIFVFVIVFAYFAIPAVYQHRVLFYGIIGALIFRAIFIGAGSWLMQFHWVIYVFGGFLILTGLKMMFGAEKEIDPEKNFAIRLFKRFMPVTPQLHGKRFFVRENGRLAATPLFIALLFLEMTDVIFAVDSVPAIFAITAEPMIVFTSNIFAILGLRSMYFMLAGAVSKFHLLKYGLAVVLVFVGLKMVWLNDAFGGKFPVTWSLGFIITTIAASVAASLMFPVKIESIPGDEAVPE, from the coding sequence ATGAGTCTGTTTCCGTTTGCCGAATATTGGTGGTTTTACCTGGCATTCACCGGTTTTGTTCTTTTGATGCTTGCGCTCGACCTCGGTGTGTTTCACCGAAAAGAGCACGAGGTATCGATCAAAGAGGCGACGATCTGGAGCGCCGTTTGGGTCTCGCTTGCCCTTTTCTTCAATTTCCTTCTCTATCAATACACTCTTTGGAGGTTTCCGCAGGACGAACGCCTGATGGCGACGCCGGGTTTTGTTCCGGACGTCGCCGCCTGGAACGTCTCTCTCGAATTCCTTACCGGCTACATCGTCGAGAAATCGCTTTCTGTAGATAACATCTTTGTCTTCGTCATTGTCTTTGCATATTTCGCGATACCTGCGGTCTATCAGCACCGAGTGCTGTTTTATGGCATTATCGGCGCCCTGATCTTCCGTGCGATCTTTATCGGTGCGGGATCGTGGCTGATGCAGTTTCACTGGGTCATTTACGTCTTTGGCGGTTTCCTGATCCTCACGGGCCTCAAGATGATGTTCGGCGCCGAGAAAGAGATCGATCCGGAAAAGAACTTCGCGATACGGCTATTCAAACGGTTCATGCCGGTTACACCTCAGCTCCACGGCAAGCGATTCTTCGTCCGCGAAAACGGCCGGCTCGCGGCGACGCCCCTTTTCATAGCTCTTCTTTTCCTGGAAATGACGGACGTTATATTCGCCGTCGATTCGGTTCCGGCGATCTTTGCCATAACGGCCGAACCAATGATCGTCTTTACGTCGAACATATTCGCGATCCTCGGTTTGAGATCGATGTATTTCATGCTCGCCGGCGCAGTAAGCAAGTTTCACCTGCTCAAATACGGCCTGGCGGTGGTTCTTGTTTTCGTCGGGCTCAAAATGGTCTGGCTCAACGATGCATTCGGCGGGAAGTTTCCGGTGACCTGGTCGCTCGGGTTCATAATTACGACGATCGCGGCCTCGGTCGCGGCGTCGCTGATGTTCCCGGTAAAGATAGAGTCAATTCCCGGTGACGAGGCCGTCCCGGAATAA